From Rhodopseudomonas palustris:
CAATCACATCCGCACAGCCCAATCGGCGCGACGTGCTGTTTCTGGCCACCGGCGCGCTGGCTACGGTCGGCACTGCTGCGGCGGTGTGGCCGTTCGTGTCGCAGCTCAACCCCGACGCTTCGACGATCGCCGCCGGCTTCCCGCTGGAGGTCGATCTGGCGCCGCTCGCCGAAGGTCAGGTGATCAAGGTGTTCTGGCGCGGCCAGCCGATCTTCATCAACCACCGCACGCCGAAGGAAATCGAATCGGCGCAGACCGCGGACTGGAAGAGCATGCGCGATCCGCAGCCGGATTCGGAGCGGGTCAAGGCCGGCCACGAACAGTGGCTGGTGGTGTCGGCGATCTGCACCCATCTCGGCTGCATCCCGACCGAGCATCAGGGCAATTACGACGGCTGGTTCTGCCAGTGCCACGGCTCGCAATATGACTCCTCGGGCCGCATCAGGCTCGGGCCGGCGCCGCTCAATCTGGCGCTGGTGCCGTACAAATTCACCGCCGACGACAAGGTCCTGATCGGCGAAGCCTGAGCGCGCCGCTGCTGCGAATCTGCTCGGTTCGTCGGGCAACCTGTTGCAGCCGGACAACCTCGCCGCATCCGCGGTCCTCATCCTGAGGAGCCCGGCGTAGCCCGAAGGGCGAAGCCGGGCGTCTCGAAGGATGGCTGCGAGTCCCTGCCGCCTCATGGTTCGAGACGCATCGCTGCGCGATGCTTCTCATCATGAGGAAACGCGCCCGCGCGGGGGCCGGGCATTCCGTCGCGAACATTCATCGTATCAACAAGAAAGACAACGCTATGCTGATCGCCGTCGCCAGCCAGAATTTCCGCACCGTCACCGGCCATGCCGGCAAGTCCCGCCGCTTCATGGTGTTCGATGCCGCGCCGGGGCGCGCGCCGCAGGAACTCGAGCGGATCGACCTGCCGAAGGAGATGTCGATCCACGAATTCAGCGAGCAGGGCGCGCACCCGCTCGACGCCGTCGACGTGGTGATTGCCGGCAGCGCCGGCGCCGGCTTCATCAGCCGGATGGCCGCGCGCGACGTCATCGCCATCACCACGGCGGAAACCGATCCGGTCGTCGCGGTGCAGACCTATCTCGCCGGCACCCTGGCCCCGGCCGCGCCGCACGATCACGACGATGAGGAAGAAGAGGGCGGCTGCGATTGCCATTGCGGCAACGCCGAGTAGTTTCGACGCTCCGCACGCACTTCCGTCATTGCGAGGAGCGAAGCGACGAAGCAATCCATGCTGCGCGTGTGGCGCTGGATTGCTTCGCTTCGCTCGCAATGACGCTATCAGTTCGTCATGGCCGGGCTCGTCCCGGCCATCCACGTCTTTTTCGCCTCAACGCTGCAGATCGTGGATGCCCGGCACAAGGCCGGGCATGACGGAGAGATGTGCGTTTCCAATTCCTGAGGTCGAGCCAGGTCGGAGCATCAGCCCGGCAATGACGGGCTGATGTGTCGCGCACTCACGAAAACGCGTTGCCGCTTCTCACGCCGAGCTTCTTGAACACGATCGCCGCCGGGCAGAAGCCGGTGAACGATGCCTGGATCATGTTCACGCCCGCGAACGCCGTCAGCAAAAACCAATACGGGCTGACCAGCCAGCCGAGCGTGAGGCTGGCGAGCACCACGAAGCCTGCGAAGGCGAGTACGGTCTGATCGATATTCATTGCAATCTCCCTCTGGCTGGAGCGTCGATTCGAGGGCTTGCCGGCCTCGACATCGTCCGTCCTGAAAACGTGGTTGACGTTATATTCGAATAATCGTATATACGCAACCATGAAAATACAGGTCGACCTCATGGAAGCCGCCGCCGACCAGGCCAGCGAATTGTTGAAGGCGCTGGCGAACCGGCATCGGCTGCTGATCGTCTGCCAGCTGATCGGCGGCGAGCGCTCGGTCGGCGACCTTGCGGGCGTCCTCGGCCTGCGGGATTCGACCGTGTCGCAGCACCTGGCGCTGCTGCGCAAGGACGGGCTGGTGGCGTCACGGCGCGATGCCCAGACGATCTTCTATTCGATCGCGAGCGAACCGGCTCGCGAGCTCCTGACCACGCTGTACCGGCTGTATTGCCCGGCGCCGCCCGTCCGGAAGACGGCAAGCAAACCCGCAAAGGCATGACATGCGCATTCCCGGATTGATCACGAGCGGCGCCCTCGCCGCGATCCTGCTCGGCGCGGCCGTCGCGCACGCCGCGACGCTGACGGTGGCGGTGCAGAAGGTGTCGGACGAGAAGGCGGTGTTCGCAACCGTCGAGAGCACCAGCGTGGTGCCGGCGCGCAGCCGGATCGGCGGTACCGTGATCGCCCTGAAAGTGCGCGAGGGCGACAGCGTCACCCGCGGCCAGGAAATTGCGACGATCGGCGACGACAAGCTGACGCTGCAGATGAATTCGCTCGACGCGCAGATGCAGGCGCTGCAGGCGCAGGCGGCTCAGGCGCAGCTCGATTTCGACCGCACCAGCGGGCTGGTCGAGCGCGGCACGCTGCCGCGGACCAAGCTCGACGAGGCGCGCACCGCGCTCAACGTCGCCGAGAACAATCTGCGCGCCAAGACTGCCGAGCGCGCGGTGGTGCAGCAGCAGTTCAAGGAAGGCCAGGTCTTGGCGCCCGACGACGGCCGCGTGCTGAAGAAGATGATTACGGTCGGCTCGGTGGTGCTGCAGGGCGACACCATCGTCACGGTGGCGCAGCAGCACTACAAGCTGCGGCTGCGGGTGCCGGAGCGGCACGCGCGATTCCTCAAGGCCGGCGACAGGGTGCGGGTCGACGGCGCCGAGTTCGGCGACCACACCGCGAAATTCGGCACCATCGATCTGGTCTATCCGCTGATCGAGGACGGCCGCGTCGTCGCCGATGCGACGGTCGAGGGGCTCGGCCAGTATTTCGTCGGCGACCGGCTGCGGGTGTGGATCTCCGGCGGCGATCGCCCGGCCGTCGTCATTCCGTCGCGCTACATCAAGACCGACTTCGGCATCGACTACGTCCAGCTCGGCGAGCCGGGCAAGACCGTCGCGGTGCCGGTGCAGCGCGGCCGCGATCATCCCACGCCGGACATGCCGGATGGCCTCGAGATCCTCTCGGGCCTGCGCAATGGTGACAGGTTGGTGCAGCCGTGAATCTCGGAATCTCAGGCCGTCTGACCAAGGCCACCATCCAGTCACCGCTGACGCCGCTGTTCCTGCTGGCCTCGCTCGTCGTCGGGCTGTTCGCGCTGGTCGCGATCCCGCGCGAGGAGGAGCCGCAGATCAGCGTGCCGATGGTCGACATCCGC
This genomic window contains:
- a CDS encoding metalloregulator ArsR/SmtB family transcription factor, which produces MEAAADQASELLKALANRHRLLIVCQLIGGERSVGDLAGVLGLRDSTVSQHLALLRKDGLVASRRDAQTIFYSIASEPARELLTTLYRLYCPAPPVRKTASKPAKA
- a CDS encoding nitrogen fixation protein — its product is MLIAVASQNFRTVTGHAGKSRRFMVFDAAPGRAPQELERIDLPKEMSIHEFSEQGAHPLDAVDVVIAGSAGAGFISRMAARDVIAITTAETDPVVAVQTYLAGTLAPAAPHDHDDEEEEGGCDCHCGNAE
- the petA gene encoding ubiquinol-cytochrome c reductase iron-sulfur subunit, yielding MTAITSAQPNRRDVLFLATGALATVGTAAAVWPFVSQLNPDASTIAAGFPLEVDLAPLAEGQVIKVFWRGQPIFINHRTPKEIESAQTADWKSMRDPQPDSERVKAGHEQWLVVSAICTHLGCIPTEHQGNYDGWFCQCHGSQYDSSGRIRLGPAPLNLALVPYKFTADDKVLIGEA
- a CDS encoding efflux RND transporter periplasmic adaptor subunit, with amino-acid sequence MRIPGLITSGALAAILLGAAVAHAATLTVAVQKVSDEKAVFATVESTSVVPARSRIGGTVIALKVREGDSVTRGQEIATIGDDKLTLQMNSLDAQMQALQAQAAQAQLDFDRTSGLVERGTLPRTKLDEARTALNVAENNLRAKTAERAVVQQQFKEGQVLAPDDGRVLKKMITVGSVVLQGDTIVTVAQQHYKLRLRVPERHARFLKAGDRVRVDGAEFGDHTAKFGTIDLVYPLIEDGRVVADATVEGLGQYFVGDRLRVWISGGDRPAVVIPSRYIKTDFGIDYVQLGEPGKTVAVPVQRGRDHPTPDMPDGLEILSGLRNGDRLVQP
- a CDS encoding DUF2892 domain-containing protein; protein product: MNIDQTVLAFAGFVVLASLTLGWLVSPYWFLLTAFAGVNMIQASFTGFCPAAIVFKKLGVRSGNAFS